A window of the Deltaproteobacteria bacterium genome harbors these coding sequences:
- the priA gene encoding primosomal protein N' yields MKARGEDIRPGIAKVVVPGVRKIFHYTIPSSLRKSALPGIRVRISLGRRKTIGYLVSRIPESSVPKLKDISDVLDEAPLLTEEMLRLTRWISDYYLAPWGTVIRCVLPAGIDTVREKRERVYRMNLPAGEIRKQLPRLERKTPAQVRVLKAFLASPGEYTSAFLRTRTGTGPDVLRRLVKNGFLCREERTVLRDPFAGEKPQQSSPPRLTKEQEKAVRQINGSLKEGLFQPFLLHGVTGSGKTEVYLRAIETTLARGKEAIVIVPEIALTPQLVRIFRSRFADKVSVLHSGLSEGERVDQWRRIRRGEAGVAIGARSAVFAPFSHLGIIVVDEEHDTTYKQGETPRYHARDLAVVRGKQNHATVILGSATPSVESFHHARSGKYRLLTLNQRIDARPLPEIRLIDMKEVKNGDPLSPQLIEALREGLQKKEQVLLFLNRRGFSPFLLCSTCGYVHRCPNCSVSLTYHRGAGHLTCHYCDYTTPLIQSCPECKTETLELKGCGTERIEEVVEKTFHDSVLLRLDRDTTRRKGAAQKILDRFRSREGDILIGTQMVTKGHHLPGITTVGVLNADASLHHPDFRAGERTFQTLIQVAGRAGRGKTKGKVYLQSYTPEHYSIQAAVEHDYTRFYDEEISFREALNYPPYSRLVNLVLSANSGKKVEHAATQLGKILRSLALHHRGMEILGPAQAPLSTLRGKKRFQLLIKGKSVRSLNRLVGEGIKRFTGLKGTSGIDLTVDVDPVNFQ; encoded by the coding sequence ATGAAAGCCCGGGGAGAAGACATCCGACCCGGCATTGCCAAGGTGGTGGTGCCGGGCGTGCGAAAGATCTTTCACTACACTATTCCCTCTTCCCTGAGGAAATCCGCCCTCCCCGGTATTCGGGTACGGATCTCCCTTGGACGCCGGAAAACCATCGGCTATCTCGTTTCCCGGATTCCGGAAAGCTCTGTTCCGAAACTCAAGGACATCTCCGATGTTCTCGATGAAGCTCCCCTCCTGACGGAAGAGATGCTTCGTCTGACCCGCTGGATTTCCGACTACTATCTGGCCCCCTGGGGTACCGTGATCCGGTGTGTCCTTCCTGCCGGGATCGACACGGTACGGGAGAAAAGAGAAAGGGTTTACCGGATGAATCTCCCTGCCGGAGAGATCCGGAAGCAGCTGCCCCGACTGGAGCGAAAAACCCCGGCCCAGGTTCGGGTCCTGAAGGCATTTCTTGCATCCCCTGGAGAATATACTTCGGCTTTTCTCCGGACCCGGACCGGTACCGGCCCCGATGTTCTGCGACGTCTGGTGAAAAACGGGTTCCTGTGCAGAGAGGAACGAACGGTTCTGCGGGACCCCTTCGCCGGGGAGAAGCCCCAACAGTCCTCCCCTCCGAGACTTACGAAGGAACAGGAAAAGGCCGTCCGGCAGATCAACGGCTCGCTTAAGGAGGGGCTTTTTCAACCTTTTCTCCTCCACGGGGTCACCGGAAGTGGAAAAACGGAAGTCTATCTCCGGGCAATTGAAACCACCCTTGCCCGGGGAAAAGAGGCCATCGTCATCGTCCCGGAGATCGCACTCACTCCGCAACTGGTCCGGATCTTCCGCTCCCGTTTTGCAGACAAGGTCTCCGTACTCCACAGCGGTCTTTCCGAAGGGGAACGGGTCGACCAGTGGCGGCGGATCCGACGGGGCGAGGCCGGCGTCGCCATCGGCGCACGTTCGGCCGTCTTCGCCCCCTTTTCCCACCTCGGCATTATTGTCGTCGACGAGGAACACGACACTACCTACAAGCAGGGGGAGACGCCACGCTATCACGCCCGGGATCTGGCGGTGGTCCGGGGCAAGCAGAATCATGCGACGGTGATCCTGGGGAGCGCCACCCCCTCGGTGGAAAGCTTTCACCATGCCCGGTCGGGGAAATATCGCTTGCTGACCCTGAACCAGAGAATCGATGCACGCCCACTCCCGGAGATCCGCCTGATCGACATGAAGGAGGTTAAAAACGGGGATCCTCTCTCCCCGCAACTGATCGAAGCCCTGCGAGAGGGGCTACAGAAGAAAGAACAGGTTCTCCTCTTTCTGAATCGACGGGGGTTTTCCCCCTTCCTCCTCTGTTCTACCTGCGGCTATGTCCACCGTTGTCCGAACTGCAGCGTCAGTCTCACCTACCACCGCGGGGCAGGGCATCTCACCTGTCACTACTGTGATTACACCACCCCTCTTATTCAATCCTGTCCCGAATGCAAGACCGAGACCCTCGAACTCAAAGGATGCGGCACGGAACGGATTGAAGAAGTGGTGGAGAAGACCTTTCATGATTCCGTTCTTCTCCGCCTCGACCGGGATACCACCCGCCGAAAGGGGGCCGCGCAGAAGATCCTGGACCGATTCCGTTCCCGGGAGGGAGATATTCTCATCGGTACCCAGATGGTCACCAAGGGACATCATCTGCCGGGGATCACCACGGTGGGTGTCCTGAATGCCGATGCCTCTCTGCACCACCCGGATTTCCGCGCCGGGGAACGAACCTTCCAGACCCTGATACAGGTCGCCGGCCGGGCCGGTCGGGGCAAGACGAAGGGCAAGGTCTACCTGCAGAGCTATACGCCGGAGCACTACTCGATCCAAGCCGCCGTGGAACACGACTATACCCGTTTCTATGACGAGGAGATCTCCTTCCGGGAAGCTCTCAACTATCCCCCCTATTCCCGGTTGGTCAATCTCGTTCTGTCCGCAAACTCAGGGAAAAAAGTGGAACATGCCGCAACACAACTTGGAAAGATCCTAAGGAGTCTCGCCCTGCACCATCGGGGAATGGAGATCCTGGGGCCTGCCCAAGCACCCCTCTCGACACTGCGGGGAAAAAAACGGTTTCAATTGCTGATCAAGGGGAAGAGCGTCCGATCTTTGAACCGTCTTGTGGGAGAAGGAATCAAGCGGTTCACCGGCCTCAAAGGGACTTCCGGCATAGATCTGACCGTCGATGTCGATCCGGTTAATTTCCAATAA
- a CDS encoding AAA family ATPase, which yields MSEFFNALNEVSVAPDPDEGVTADLTELISADPIVLDRAEEGSWNRAPMNQMNFFGLISHPFSDAVNPDFFYSSRGHERALRKMAMTVEDNISLGLVHGKSGTGKSLLSVMLLKHLDPEKYRSALVLVSPGMTKTSLLKEILRELGEYNEKLPSKTQDLLDLLHEQIIDLYSHQRRLVILIDEAHFLSSGALHLLRTISNLETPQQKLTTCLLFSEDLFLRRLSHPSYQSLRNRMYMKVRLSGMEADETTQYIKYRLLAAGCKEPMFDEAVYAEIQKATDGVARDISRVCHNCLAEGFLQKKKTVDVELLRNVLDE from the coding sequence ATGTCGGAGTTTTTCAATGCACTGAACGAGGTCTCGGTGGCACCGGATCCCGATGAGGGTGTGACGGCGGATCTTACGGAACTGATCTCTGCCGATCCAATTGTCCTGGATCGGGCGGAGGAGGGGAGCTGGAACCGCGCCCCGATGAATCAGATGAACTTTTTCGGGTTGATATCCCACCCGTTCAGTGATGCCGTAAATCCCGACTTCTTTTACAGCAGTCGAGGCCACGAAAGAGCACTGAGGAAAATGGCCATGACGGTTGAAGACAATATTTCATTGGGGCTGGTCCACGGAAAGAGCGGGACGGGAAAATCTCTCCTCTCCGTAATGCTCCTCAAACACCTCGATCCGGAAAAGTACCGTTCCGCCCTGGTACTCGTTTCACCCGGAATGACGAAAACATCCCTATTGAAAGAGATCCTGAGGGAGTTGGGAGAATACAATGAAAAGCTCCCCTCGAAGACCCAGGATCTCCTCGACCTGCTTCATGAACAGATCATTGATCTCTACAGTCACCAGCGGAGGCTGGTCATTCTCATTGACGAGGCACATTTCCTCAGTTCCGGGGCACTCCACCTGTTGCGGACAATCAGTAATCTGGAGACACCACAACAGAAGCTTACCACCTGCCTTCTCTTCTCAGAGGACCTTTTTCTTCGGCGTCTTTCCCATCCATCCTACCAATCCCTCCGGAACCGGATGTATATGAAAGTGCGTCTCTCCGGTATGGAAGCGGACGAGACAACCCAGTACATCAAATATCGCCTTCTTGCCGCCGGCTGCAAGGAACCGATGTTTGATGAAGCGGTCTATGCCGAAATACAGAAGGCGACCGATGGTGTGGCTCGGGACATCAGCAGGGTCTGTCATAACTGCCTGGCGGAAGGCTTCCTGCAAAAGAAGAAAACCGTTGATGTGGAGCTTCTCCGGAATGTCCTTGACGAATGA
- a CDS encoding chemotaxis protein CheW produces MKTRKSREKVKEADPLLQMVSFHLGNENFLVDILRIQEIIRRIEISRMPKAPEYIEGVINLRGTVIPVLDLRKRFGILLPEKNAEERIIVIKTEGKPMGMIVDSVADVLRIPKETIDPAPTVDSAVDAQYISGVAKVKKKLLFLLNLEPLLRLSEQNMP; encoded by the coding sequence ATGAAGACCCGGAAAAGCAGAGAGAAAGTCAAGGAAGCGGATCCTCTTCTTCAGATGGTCAGTTTTCATTTGGGGAACGAGAACTTTCTGGTCGATATTCTCCGAATCCAGGAGATTATTCGAAGGATTGAGATCTCACGGATGCCCAAAGCACCGGAGTATATCGAGGGGGTTATCAATCTGCGGGGAACCGTGATCCCGGTGCTGGATCTTCGGAAACGTTTCGGGATCCTCCTCCCGGAGAAGAACGCGGAGGAGCGGATCATTGTAATCAAAACCGAAGGAAAGCCGATGGGGATGATCGTCGATTCCGTGGCGGATGTCCTGCGGATACCGAAAGAAACCATCGACCCGGCTCCGACCGTTGACTCCGCCGTGGATGCCCAGTATATTTCGGGCGTGGCAAAGGTCAAGAAAAAACTCCTTTTCCTCCTCAACCTGGAGCCATTGCTCCGCCTCTCGGAGCAAAACATGCCTTGA
- a CDS encoding sigma-54-dependent Fis family transcriptional regulator, whose protein sequence is MEAKILVIDNDPSMCEMLHKFLTEAGYRVRWTRNANAGLALMVEESFQLVITDLCMPENDGMKVLRSIREKEPGLPVVLLTTHATMNTAVEAIKIGAYDYLTKPFNPDAAEITIKNALTHKRLVDENRKLKQRLRHVKEDTRIIGVSSPMKEVLRLVEKVAPTDATVLIQGESGTGKGLIARRLHRMSHRAGKTFLSINCNISTGMLPKLFGDENSAFSGTLTTGERLFNAAAGGTLFFDEIGDMPPVMQGKLLRALQNHEMLPQAERRSFPGNVRILSSTRKDLKREVEAGRFRKDLFYRINLFTISLPSLRDRTDDIPPLVNHFLRKYNREFGKHVEAVSPRLMHFFLQHSWPGNVQELENYIERALLRTEGNELKLTSVPGEFRQQLEDAQAGKAESMLIFKEAKERFERDYILTMLKRHNGVISRAAREAKIPRPNFYEKLKKYGISPRKNPMINSHAG, encoded by the coding sequence ATGGAAGCCAAAATTCTTGTCATCGACAATGACCCCTCCATGTGTGAGATGTTGCACAAATTTCTGACGGAAGCGGGATATCGGGTCCGGTGGACGAGAAATGCAAATGCGGGATTAGCCCTCATGGTTGAGGAATCGTTTCAACTCGTTATTACCGATTTATGTATGCCGGAGAACGACGGCATGAAGGTCTTGCGTTCCATCCGGGAGAAGGAGCCCGGACTTCCGGTGGTTCTGCTCACCACCCATGCCACAATGAATACCGCTGTAGAGGCGATCAAGATCGGGGCCTATGACTATCTGACGAAGCCCTTCAACCCGGACGCCGCTGAGATCACCATTAAAAATGCTCTGACCCACAAACGTCTGGTCGATGAAAACAGGAAGTTGAAACAGCGGCTCCGCCATGTGAAGGAAGATACCCGAATCATCGGGGTCTCTTCACCAATGAAGGAGGTTTTGCGTCTTGTGGAAAAGGTAGCCCCCACCGATGCCACCGTGCTGATCCAGGGTGAGAGTGGAACGGGCAAGGGACTCATCGCCCGCAGGCTGCACCGAATGAGTCACCGGGCCGGAAAGACCTTCCTGTCCATCAATTGCAACATCTCTACCGGGATGTTGCCGAAACTCTTCGGGGATGAAAACAGTGCCTTCTCCGGGACGCTCACCACCGGAGAGAGGCTCTTCAATGCGGCGGCTGGAGGGACCCTTTTTTTTGACGAAATCGGAGATATGCCTCCGGTCATGCAGGGGAAACTGCTCCGTGCCTTGCAAAATCATGAGATGTTACCCCAGGCAGAAAGGAGATCTTTCCCCGGAAATGTCCGCATCCTGTCGTCGACCCGTAAGGACTTGAAGAGAGAGGTTGAGGCGGGACGGTTTCGGAAGGACCTGTTCTACCGGATTAATCTTTTCACCATTTCTCTGCCGTCATTGCGGGACCGGACCGATGATATCCCTCCTCTGGTGAATCATTTTCTCCGGAAATACAACCGGGAATTCGGAAAGCATGTGGAGGCGGTCTCGCCCCGGTTGATGCACTTTTTCCTGCAACACTCCTGGCCCGGAAATGTGCAGGAATTAGAGAACTATATAGAACGGGCGCTTCTAAGAACCGAGGGGAACGAATTGAAGCTCACTTCTGTGCCCGGGGAGTTTCGCCAACAATTGGAAGACGCTCAGGCAGGCAAGGCGGAGAGCATGCTGATCTTCAAAGAGGCCAAGGAGCGATTCGAACGGGATTATATTCTCACCATGCTGAAACGGCACAACGGCGTGATCTCCCGGGCAGCCCGGGAAGCAAAGATCCCCCGCCCGAACTTTTATGAGAAGCTGAAGAAATATGGAATTTCGCCGAGAAAGAATCCAATGATCAACAGTCATGCCGGCTGA
- a CDS encoding P-loop NTPase produces MVSKKEFYTLEEVCSTLGLEKSLIQFMEREFGGFFGFSKLSPFPSLYSQKQVKIFGKIHRLLNRPDLSIAKIKAEFRQLCLERGKGVFVITVASGKGGVGKTSLAVNLSVMLAHRGLRTVLFDADFGLANDHVFLGLNPQKTLIDLLKGTAPVEEILAEGPFGLKLIPGASGVFQLAEMNQDQRDLLVDEMIRLRKMTDVLVIDTSAGISRNVLHFLGLADEVLAVTTPNIAATLDVFGLLRVAAGQNVPGNLNLLVNRAHSRREAEQVHEKIARCSDQFLGKKVGALGFILEDPAMENAIQRRRSLAEWSPLAPSIVCLEKVVQKLVRKKKQWKGGSKSKFYDLFYPLAV; encoded by the coding sequence ATGGTGTCGAAAAAAGAGTTTTATACTCTTGAAGAAGTTTGTTCTACCCTGGGTTTGGAAAAAAGCCTCATCCAATTCATGGAACGGGAATTCGGCGGCTTTTTCGGTTTCTCCAAACTCTCTCCCTTCCCCTCACTTTACTCTCAAAAACAGGTGAAGATCTTTGGAAAAATCCACCGGCTCCTCAATCGTCCCGATCTCTCTATAGCGAAGATCAAGGCGGAGTTTCGGCAGCTCTGTCTGGAGCGGGGCAAAGGGGTCTTCGTGATCACCGTTGCCAGTGGAAAGGGAGGGGTTGGGAAAACCTCTCTTGCCGTTAACCTTTCGGTCATGCTGGCACATCGGGGGCTGCGGACGGTTCTCTTTGATGCCGACTTCGGACTGGCGAACGATCATGTCTTCCTCGGTCTTAACCCGCAAAAAACCTTGATCGATCTTCTGAAGGGAACGGCACCGGTGGAAGAAATCCTTGCCGAAGGCCCCTTCGGCCTGAAACTGATTCCGGGGGCTTCGGGGGTCTTTCAATTAGCGGAGATGAATCAGGATCAACGGGACCTTTTAGTGGACGAGATGATCCGCCTTCGTAAGATGACCGATGTTCTGGTCATCGATACTTCCGCCGGCATCTCCCGGAATGTCCTCCATTTTCTCGGACTGGCCGATGAGGTGTTGGCTGTCACGACACCCAATATTGCGGCGACCCTAGATGTATTCGGCCTGCTCCGGGTAGCCGCCGGACAAAACGTCCCGGGAAATCTGAATCTTCTCGTCAACCGGGCACACAGTCGGAGAGAAGCGGAGCAGGTCCACGAAAAGATTGCCCGCTGTTCGGATCAGTTCCTCGGGAAGAAAGTGGGGGCTCTCGGCTTTATCCTGGAGGACCCCGCCATGGAGAATGCGATTCAGCGCCGGAGATCTCTTGCAGAATGGTCTCCTCTGGCGCCTTCCATCGTCTGCCTGGAGAAGGTTGTACAAAAATTGGTGCGGAAAAAAAAGCAGTGGAAGGGGGGGAGCAAATCAAAATTTTACGATCTTTTCTACCCATTGGCGGTGTAG